The Acidovorax sp. RAC01 genomic sequence CATCTCGCGCGGGTGTCGCAAGGCTCCGCCGTGGCCCGACCAGCGAATGAAGAAGCGGACCCAGTACACGTATACCTGCTCGGTGCTGAGGCTATAGTGTCTGTAGCGAATCCGCTCGCGCAGCTGGTCCAGAACTCGGGTGGACTGCAGCACAGGAGTGCCGGCTTTTACAGAGTTTTTATAACTGTGCATAAACACAGTGTATTGAGTGAAAAGCCAGTCTGCAAGCCACCTTCAGGAGGGACACATGAACAACTTATGGAGCAGCGCCCAACTTATAGAGCAGGTTTTGCTCTATACATTACGTTAGCCATGAAAAACAACCTCGAAATACGCCAAGCACTGGAAGCTGATGCTTCCGATATTGCTGAGTTAATTTACTCAACCTCGGTTGCGTGCTGCTTTACGCCCGAACAACCATGCCCTGAATGGTATAGAGAAAGCGTACAAACCAGTCAGATAGCAAACCTACTCAAGTCTGAACAAATGGTTTGGCTGGTGGCTGCTCAAGAACAAACACTTGCAGGCGTTCTTGCTGTTAGCGATAAGAGCCATGTGAAATATTTCTTCGTTCATCCTGCTTATCAAAAACTGGGCATTGGCAAACAACTATGGCATTTTGCTTTAGGCAGAGGTGCATTGGGAAATTCACTTACGGTTCGCTCATCTCTGTTTGCGGTTCCCGTGTATGAAAGCCTTGGCTTCATGGCTGCTGAGCCACCAAAGACATTTAATGGCATGCACTATCAAACCATGGTGGCACGCTATGGCTAACCCGGCGCTCAACCTCGCTCCCTTCGGTCGCTGGACGCTGCGCGATAAATCCGCGCAGCGCCGGTTAGCTCTACGTTAGTGCGCATGAAATCGGTTTTGCGTTTCGTTGGCATCTACTTTGTGCTTTCTGCGGCGCTCGGGGCTGTAGCGCTCATCTCGTCATTCCCTGCGCGGCCCACCTCGTGGCTCGGTTGGCTCGGCTTGTTTGTATTGGTTGTTCCGCTCACTCTGGCAGGCGAAGTCGTGGGTGAGTCTCTGCATCGCAATCCAATAGCTCGCGCCGTTGAGCGGCGCACGCAAAGCAAGCGCTTCTCGTGGCTTCGTCTTGGCTATCTACTTTGTTTAGGCATGGTTGTCGCGGCGGCAGTGGTCAGCATCAATCTAGCGTTCTCGCCGGCTGGTTAAATCACATGCGCTCTAACCTGTCGCTCAAGCGGACCCGCATTCTGCGGGCCGCTTACCTTGTCCGTTGGACGGCAGAAAGCCATGCGTAGACGTCACCTTTTCATTGCCGCTCTGGCATTGTCTTTTCCGATTCTCGCTACCGGAGGACGACCGGTATTCCATGATCTGTCCTTGGCTAAACTGACCGAAGCTTCTGATGTGATTGCGGTAGTGACGCAATCGCGACCGTTCGAATCGATTCTTAAGACCGCTCATGGTTGCGAATCCATTCAATGGCGTATGTCCGTTGTAGAGGTGTTGAAGACAGATTACAAGGAGCTAAACCCTATCATCGAGGCGCGTTCAAATGTGACTTCTGTCCGCGACTGCGCTTATCGCGAGGGGTGGAAAACGACCGGGGTGTCTTTTGCTGCCGAGCGGTATTCAACCTCCGATCCGAACGCCGCAAAACAGGACCGATTTATCGTTTTCTTGCGGCGTGCGCCGCATGGTTTTGAACTGACTACCGATTGGGCGGTTGAAACACTTCAAAAAAAGGCTGACGTGGCGAAGGTGGTCAAGCGATGAAGGTGCCGCCGCCCAACATTTTGCTCGACACGGAAACCCAACTGAAGGCTGCGGCTTCGCCGCATCGGTTGTGTTCCGGTCAGCGCTAGCGTTAGGCGTCGCCATCCAAGCCTCATGTCATCGCCAACTGAAACGAGACGCGTCACCTCCTCGCTCCAAGGCGAGCGAGCACGCAATGTCCTGAAGGATCGCTGGCTCACAGCGGCATTGTGCGTGACAGCTATCCTGTACATCACGCTGCTACTGATCCGGCCGAGCGGGGAAGGGTGGGGTCGAGGCTGGAACATGATTGCGTTCTTGATCTATGGATCGCCGACGGCGCTCGCTATGGGGCTCATTGCCCTTTGGCGACGCGAAAAGACATCCGGCAACGCGCGGAAGGTTGCGGCCTGGCTTTCACTCGCAGCGCTGACGTTCCCATTCATTTGCATGTTCGTCATACGCCTGAAAGCGTGAACGGTTCTGCGCAGCGCGCGAGAACGCCTCATCGTTGGCATCAGCAGGCACCCAGCACAACCATGCCCAACCCCTTGCTAAAGCGGAGCGCCAACTGCAGGCTACCAGGCCCGGTCTGGCGGTACGCGGTACATTTTTGCCAGCCCGGGCCTAGCGTCCCTCCGCCATCGCCCGCGTAGCTCCGACGATATAGCGTGCAAACTCCGTCATCCAAAGTTCGATCGCACAAGAGCACAGCTCGAATCCATACGACGCATCACACCACAGCCCGCACTGCGTCCTGCAGTTCTTGCTCGCCCTGCGGCCGCACTAGCCGCGCCACTTCTTTTCCATCTCGCAAGAACACCAGGGTCGGCCAGAGTTTGACGCCAAAGCTGCGTCCCAGGCGCTGGCCGGGGCCGTCTTCGACTTTGATGTGGGCCACCTCGGGGCGGTCTTTGAGGGCCACTTCGATCAGCGGCTGGGCGCGCTGGCAGTGGCCGCACCAGGGGGTGCCGAACTCGACGACGGTTGCACCGGTTGTCTGGTCCACCTCTTCGCGAGAGGGGGGCTGGGCAAGGTGCTGGGCGGTATAGGCCATGGCAGTCAGGTCTCACAAAACTTGAGGTTAGCGAAGTGGCCCCGGGTAGGCGCCGGGCGGGGGCGCACGGGGGTGTCAGATCACGCCGTCAAACACCATAACGTCCACCGCATCGCCCACCGCCACGTTGCCCTGGTCGTGGTGCAGCACGATCAGGCCGTTGGCCTGCACCATGGAGCTGAGCACGCCCGAGCCCTGGTTGCCGGTGGTGCGCACCTGCAGCGTACCGTCCGCCGTTGTGGTGACGGTGCCGCGCTGGTACTCGGTGCGGCCGGGCTTCTTGCGCATGGCTTCGGTGCTGATGGCGCGCAGCAGCGGCGGTGCAGTGCGGGTGCTGCCCATCATGCGCAGCAGGGCCGGGCGCACAAAGGCCAGAAACGTCACCATCACCGCGACCGGGTTCCCGGGCAGGCCAAAAAGCACGGCTCCCGCGGACCCTTGATTGCTATCTTTATTATAGCTAAAAGTGCTTGTATCACTTGCCATGGCGGCCGATTTGTCTTCAGAATCCGCTACTCCTCCGATCCGGCCCACCGCCATGGGGCGCCCGGGGCGCATGGCAATGCGCCAGAAGGCCACGTCGCCCAGCTTTTTCATCATGGTGCGGGTGTGGTCGGCCTCGCCCACGCTCACGCCGCCGCTGGTGATGATGGCGTCGGACCGGCTGGCAGCGGTGCGGAAGGCGGCCTCCAGCAAGGCCGGCTCGTCGCGCACTACGCCCATGTCAATCACCTCCACGCCCATGCGCGTGAGCAGGCCAAACACGGTGTAGCGGTTGCTGTCGTACACGGCGCCCTCACGCGGCGCCTCGCCCAGGCTCAGGATTTCATCGCCGGTCGAGAAATAGGCCACGCGCAGGCGGCGGTACACCGTGACCGTGGCCAGGCCCAGGCTTGCCAGCAGGCCCAGCGCAGCGGGTGTGAGCTGCTCGCCGCGCGCCAGCGCCACGCCGCCTTCCATCAGGTCTTCGCCCTTGAAGCGCCGGTTGTCGCCCGTGCGCACCACATCGGCCGCCAGCGTGACCTCGGTGCCGCCCGCGCCTGGGGTGGTGAACTCCTGCGGCACCACGGTGTCCAGCCCCGCGGGCATGATGGCCCCGGTCATGATCTTCACGCAGTCGCCGGGGCCGACCTGCCCGGTCCACGCCTTGCCTGCCAGCGCCGTGCCCACCACGCGCAGCGTGAGCGGCTGGCCGGGAACCAGCTGGGCGCCCGCCAGCGCATAGCCGTCCATGGCCGAGTTGTCGTGCGGGGGCACGCTGATGGGGGACACCACGTCGCGCGCCACCACGCGGCCAAGGGCCTCGAAGATGCCCAGCTCTTCGGTGTCGCGCACCGGCTCCACCAGGCGGTCCAGGAAGATGTTGACGTCGGCTGCCCGCAGGGCCTGCGGGTCGTAGCCCTGGAGTTCGGCGGCGATCTGGGCGATGGTCTTCATGGCGATGGCGGTCTTCGGGTCGTAGGTATGGCGGCCTTGGCAGGCTGGCCAGTGATTGTGCCCACCCAGCTCAGCGGGCTAGGTTAACAAACGCAGCATGTGCAGCTTGTCGTACCCCACGCCGCCCACCACGATGGCGCGCGGCAGCAGGCCCCAGGCGCGAAAGCCGGCCTGCTCGTACAGGCGCACCACATGGGTGTTGGATGCGGTGACGGTGAGCAGCAGCTGCGTGAGGCCCGGCACCTGGCGGGCTGTATCGATGCATGCCGCCACCAGCTGCTGGCCAATGCCCTGCCGCTGCGCCGCGGGCGCCACCATCATGCTGACAACGTGCGCGCAATGGCGCTGCTGCAGCCGTGCTTCGCGCTCGCAGCCGATGCAGCCGAGCAGCTGGTCGGCACCGTCAAACGCACCTAGAAAGAAGTGGCCTGTGGACGGCTCGCCAAAGCGGCCCGCGTATTCGCTGGCCTCGCGCCCCACCGACGAGGCCCAGTCGGACGTGAACGCCTCGGGCGCGGTGCGCAGCGATTCATCGCGCAGCGCCTTGTAGGCGGCGGCATCGGAAGCGACAAGGGTGCGGATGCGAATCGGCATGGGGTGCGGCTCAGGGTGTGATCAGTGCTCTGTCAGCAACGCAGGCCGGTGCGGGGTTGTCTGTTGGCGTTGCTGGCAGGGAGCCAACGGGGCTCCACTGCCACGCTTCACTGGCCTTCCAGTGCCTGCAGTTCCGCCAGCGTGTTGGCGTTGAAAAACGCCTTGGGGTCGTCGCCCGGCTGGTCGAACGGCACGATGGCGCAGTGGTGCTGGCCCGTCCACGCGTCGATCTTGCGGCCACCGGCCTGCGTGAAGGCGACCAGGCTTTCCAGCAGGTCTACACGCAGCAGGCAGAACACCGGCTGCGGGCGCACGGTGGTATGGCCCGTGCCGTCGTCCTCTGGCGCCGCGGCCATGGCGATGTCGGCACCCTGCGCGTCGGCCGCGGCGGCCAGGCGCTGGGCCAGGTCCAGCGGGAACAGCGGGGTATCGCACGGCACCGTCAGCAGCCACGGTGTTTCGCAGCGCTCCAGCCCGGTCAGAAAGCCTGCCAGCGGGCCCGCGTAGTCACTCAGCACATCGGGCCACACCGGCGTGCCAAACGCCTCATAGGCCGCCAGATTGCGGTTGGCATTGACCATCACGTTGCCCGTCTGCATTTGCAGCCGCATCAGCGTGTGCAAGGCCAGCGGCAGGCCGCGAAAGTTCTGCAGGCCTTTGTCCACGCCCCCCATGCGGGAGCCGCGGCCGCCTGCGAGTACGAGGCCTGTGATGTCCTGGGTTTCAATCATGTGTTCAATCGAGGTGGCCGTGGCCGGATAGGGAGACGCGATGCGGGCGAATACAGTGAAACGGGATTGACGCTCAGTGAGTGATCGGGCTTGATTCGTGGTGAAGCCCCGCAGCGATTGTTATTGCGCAGCCCAGGTGCGGGCAGCCGAGCAAGGGCCGCCCCGCAGCGAGGGCTGCGTCCCCCTCCCGCATCGCGCAGCGATGCGAGAGAAGGGGGAAGCGACGCAGTCGCTCAGGGGGTTGCCACATCCTCATCCACCGATGTAACTCATCTCCACCCGCCGCGCGCCGCCCGGGCTGGTGTCGGCGGGCAGGCTGCTGCGCAGCTCAGAGTAGCGGTCCGTTCGCTGCTGCCAGATGGGCGCGATGGCCGACGCAATGTCCGCATCGCTGGCCCCGCCCCGCAGCAGGCTGCGCAGGTCGTGGCCCTGGCTGGCAAACAGGCACAGGTACAGCTTGCCCTCGGTGGACAGGCGGGCGCGGTTGCAGTCGTGGCAGAAGGCCTGGGTCACGCTGCTGATCACGCCCACCTCGCCCAGGGCGGGGTCGTGGCGGCCGGTGGCGTCGGCATAGCCCCAGCGCTCGGCGGTCTCGCCGGGGCTGCTCGGGTCGAGCTGCACCAGCGGCAGCTCGGCGCGCAGGCGCTCGATCAGTTCTGCAGACGGCAGCACCTCGTCCATGCGCCAGCCGTTGGTGGCGCCCACGTCCATGTATTCGATGAAGCGCAGCGTGGTGCCCGTGCCGCGAAAGTGCCGCGCCATGGGCAGGATTTCGTGGTCGTTGGTGCCGCGCTTGACCACCATGTTGACCTTGATGTGCGACAGGCCCGCGGCGTGCGCGGCATCAATCCCCTCCAGCACATCCGCCACCGGAAAGTCCACATCGTTCATGCGGCGGAACACCGCATCGTCCAGGCCGTCAAGGCTCACGGTCACGCGGTTCAGGCCCGCGTCTTTCAGTGCTTTGGCCTTGCGGGCCAGCAGCGACCCATTGGTGGTGAGGGTCAGGTCGGGCGCGGTGCCGTCCACCGTGCGCAACTGCGCCAGCTGGGCCACCAGTTCTTCCAGGCCCTTGCGCAGCAGGGGCTCGCCGCCGGTCAGGCGGATCTTGCGCACCCCGTGTGCGAGGAACAGGCGGGCCAGGCGGGTGATTTCTTCGAAGCTCAGCAGTGCGCTCTGCGGCA encodes the following:
- a CDS encoding GNAT family N-acetyltransferase → MKNNLEIRQALEADASDIAELIYSTSVACCFTPEQPCPEWYRESVQTSQIANLLKSEQMVWLVAAQEQTLAGVLAVSDKSHVKYFFVHPAYQKLGIGKQLWHFALGRGALGNSLTVRSSLFAVPVYESLGFMAAEPPKTFNGMHYQTMVARYG
- a CDS encoding thioredoxin family protein, with the translated sequence MAYTAQHLAQPPSREEVDQTTGATVVEFGTPWCGHCQRAQPLIEVALKDRPEVAHIKVEDGPGQRLGRSFGVKLWPTLVFLRDGKEVARLVRPQGEQELQDAVRAVV
- the moeA gene encoding molybdopterin molybdotransferase MoeA, whose amino-acid sequence is MKTIAQIAAELQGYDPQALRAADVNIFLDRLVEPVRDTEELGIFEALGRVVARDVVSPISVPPHDNSAMDGYALAGAQLVPGQPLTLRVVGTALAGKAWTGQVGPGDCVKIMTGAIMPAGLDTVVPQEFTTPGAGGTEVTLAADVVRTGDNRRFKGEDLMEGGVALARGEQLTPAALGLLASLGLATVTVYRRLRVAYFSTGDEILSLGEAPREGAVYDSNRYTVFGLLTRMGVEVIDMGVVRDEPALLEAAFRTAASRSDAIITSGGVSVGEADHTRTMMKKLGDVAFWRIAMRPGRPMAVGRIGGVADSEDKSAAMASDTSTFSYNKDSNQGSAGAVLFGLPGNPVAVMVTFLAFVRPALLRMMGSTRTAPPLLRAISTEAMRKKPGRTEYQRGTVTTTADGTLQVRTTGNQGSGVLSSMVQANGLIVLHHDQGNVAVGDAVDVMVFDGVI
- a CDS encoding GNAT family N-acetyltransferase, with the translated sequence MPIRIRTLVASDAAAYKALRDESLRTAPEAFTSDWASSVGREASEYAGRFGEPSTGHFFLGAFDGADQLLGCIGCEREARLQQRHCAHVVSMMVAPAAQRQGIGQQLVAACIDTARQVPGLTQLLLTVTASNTHVVRLYEQAGFRAWGLLPRAIVVGGVGYDKLHMLRLLT
- the mobA gene encoding molybdenum cofactor guanylyltransferase MobA; the encoded protein is MIETQDITGLVLAGGRGSRMGGVDKGLQNFRGLPLALHTLMRLQMQTGNVMVNANRNLAAYEAFGTPVWPDVLSDYAGPLAGFLTGLERCETPWLLTVPCDTPLFPLDLAQRLAAAADAQGADIAMAAAPEDDGTGHTTVRPQPVFCLLRVDLLESLVAFTQAGGRKIDAWTGQHHCAIVPFDQPGDDPKAFFNANTLAELQALEGQ
- the moaA gene encoding GTP 3',8-cyclase MoaA codes for the protein MAERVIPLVDERLASLVAQVPAQAIVPTGLLTDTRGRPLRDLRISVTDRCNFRCNYCMPKEVFDKDYPYLPQSALLSFEEITRLARLFLAHGVRKIRLTGGEPLLRKGLEELVAQLAQLRTVDGTAPDLTLTTNGSLLARKAKALKDAGLNRVTVSLDGLDDAVFRRMNDVDFPVADVLEGIDAAHAAGLSHIKVNMVVKRGTNDHEILPMARHFRGTGTTLRFIEYMDVGATNGWRMDEVLPSAELIERLRAELPLVQLDPSSPGETAERWGYADATGRHDPALGEVGVISSVTQAFCHDCNRARLSTEGKLYLCLFASQGHDLRSLLRGGASDADIASAIAPIWQQRTDRYSELRSSLPADTSPGGARRVEMSYIGG